In Sulfurisphaera javensis, a single genomic region encodes these proteins:
- a CDS encoding RtcB family protein, translating to MSQVTIKRVGTYEWRIDKGTQQCMKVPVTVFADDVLIDKMKQDLTLKQAMNVACLQGVQESVYVLPDGHQGYGFPIGGIAATAIDEEGVVSPGGIGYDINCGVRLLRTNLDYKDVKDKLKDLVEEIYRNVPSGVGSEGKVKLTFQQLDNVLAEGVKWAVDNGYGWEKDMEHIEQHGSWDLADPSKVSPIAKQRGHTQLGTLGAGNHFLEIQVVDKIYDHEVAKALGITHEGQVTVMVHTGSRGLGHQVASDYLQIMERAMKKYNISVPDRELAAIPFNTREAQDYIHAMASAANFAWTNRQMIAHWVRESFGKVFHTDPEKLDLSIVYDVAHNIAKIEEYDIEGKRKKVLVHRKGATRAFPPGSPEIPADHRSIGQVVLIPGSMGTASYVMVGIPEGRRTWYTAPHGAGRWMSREAAVRNYPVNSVVQNLEQKGIVIRAATRRVVSEEAPGAYKDVDRVAKVAHEVKIAKLVVRLRPIGVTKG from the coding sequence ATGTCACAAGTAACAATCAAGAGAGTAGGCACTTATGAATGGCGTATAGATAAGGGAACTCAACAGTGTATGAAAGTTCCTGTCACTGTTTTCGCTGACGATGTATTAATAGATAAAATGAAACAAGACCTCACTTTGAAACAAGCTATGAATGTTGCATGCTTACAAGGAGTGCAAGAATCTGTTTATGTATTACCAGATGGCCATCAAGGATATGGCTTTCCAATTGGTGGAATAGCTGCTACTGCTATTGATGAGGAAGGAGTAGTTAGTCCAGGTGGTATTGGATATGATATAAATTGTGGAGTTAGGCTTTTGAGAACTAACCTTGATTATAAAGATGTAAAAGATAAATTAAAAGATCTTGTAGAAGAAATCTATAGGAATGTACCCAGCGGAGTAGGGAGTGAAGGCAAAGTAAAATTAACATTTCAACAACTTGATAATGTACTAGCTGAAGGTGTAAAATGGGCGGTTGATAATGGATACGGTTGGGAAAAAGATATGGAGCATATAGAGCAACATGGAAGCTGGGATTTAGCTGACCCTTCAAAAGTTAGTCCGATTGCAAAGCAAAGAGGTCATACTCAATTAGGAACTTTAGGAGCTGGGAATCATTTTCTTGAAATTCAAGTTGTAGATAAGATATATGATCATGAAGTTGCAAAAGCCTTAGGTATAACTCATGAAGGACAAGTCACTGTTATGGTACATACAGGGTCTAGAGGTCTTGGTCATCAAGTTGCTAGCGATTATTTACAAATAATGGAAAGAGCTATGAAGAAATATAATATTTCAGTTCCAGATAGAGAATTAGCCGCAATACCGTTTAACACAAGAGAGGCACAAGACTATATTCATGCTATGGCGTCTGCTGCAAACTTTGCTTGGACTAATAGACAGATGATAGCACATTGGGTAAGGGAAAGCTTTGGTAAAGTTTTTCATACAGACCCAGAAAAATTAGACTTGAGTATAGTTTATGATGTTGCACATAACATAGCTAAAATTGAGGAATACGACATAGAAGGAAAGAGGAAGAAGGTTTTAGTTCATAGAAAAGGTGCTACAAGAGCTTTTCCGCCTGGGAGTCCTGAGATACCAGCTGATCATAGAAGCATTGGCCAAGTTGTTTTAATACCGGGTAGTATGGGTACTGCAAGCTATGTGATGGTCGGTATTCCGGAAGGAAGAAGGACTTGGTATACTGCACCTCATGGTGCTGGTAGATGGATGTCTAGAGAAGCTGCTGTAAGGAATTATCCAGTTAACTCAGTTGTGCAAAACTTAGAACAAAAAGGAATAGTAATAAGAGCTGCTACTAGAAGAGTAGTTTCTGAAGAAGCACCCGGAGCTTATAAAGATGTAGATAGAGTAGCTAAGGTAGCTCATGAAGTTAAAATTGCTAAATTAGTAGTGAGATTAAGACCTATAGGTGTTACAAAGGGATGA
- a CDS encoding deoxyhypusine synthase — MKREDLLKEVVEDITLDDLKNYKDFYKILDKIYGFTAESVVRGVKILNDMIKEADLRFLSFTANLVSTGLRGLFADLIKKGYFNIIITTGGTIDHDIARSFGGKYYKGLFEYDDSMLRDLEIHRLGNILVPMESYGKVIEDVVRKYVNEITNIKKEWPVYELLWEFGKRISDEHSILRAAYERKVPIIVPGVVDGSFGTNLFIYSQFTNLKINLFEDMKLIKDLVFSCKKSGALIIGGGISKHHTIWWNQFKDGLDYAIYITTAQEYDGSLSGAKPREAISWNKIKPSGENVVIYGDATIILPILSASLLG; from the coding sequence ATGAAAAGAGAAGACCTTTTAAAAGAAGTAGTTGAAGATATAACTTTAGACGATTTAAAAAATTATAAAGATTTTTATAAAATCCTAGATAAAATATATGGATTCACAGCGGAGTCTGTAGTTAGAGGAGTAAAAATATTAAATGATATGATTAAAGAAGCTGATCTAAGGTTTCTATCTTTTACGGCAAATTTAGTTTCAACTGGTTTAAGAGGGTTATTTGCTGATTTAATTAAAAAAGGCTACTTTAATATAATTATAACAACTGGTGGTACAATAGACCATGACATAGCAAGGAGTTTTGGAGGAAAATATTACAAGGGCTTATTTGAGTATGATGACTCGATGTTAAGAGATTTAGAAATTCATAGATTAGGAAATATATTAGTTCCTATGGAAAGTTATGGCAAGGTCATTGAAGATGTAGTAAGAAAATATGTTAATGAAATAACTAATATAAAGAAAGAATGGCCTGTTTATGAACTTTTATGGGAGTTTGGTAAGAGAATTTCAGATGAGCATTCTATCTTAAGAGCAGCATATGAGAGAAAAGTTCCTATTATAGTGCCTGGAGTAGTTGATGGTTCGTTTGGTACAAATTTATTTATTTATTCTCAGTTTACTAATTTGAAAATTAACTTATTTGAAGATATGAAACTCATTAAAGACTTAGTGTTCTCGTGTAAAAAATCTGGTGCACTAATTATTGGTGGAGGAATAAGCAAGCATCATACTATCTGGTGGAATCAGTTTAAAGATGGATTAGATTATGCTATATACATTACTACAGCCCAGGAGTATGATGGAAGTTTAAGTGGTGCTAAACCTAGAGAAGCAATATCATGGAATAAAATAAAGCCATCAGGTGAGAATGTTGTAATATATGGAGATGCAACTATTATATTACCTATTTTGTCAGCATCTTTATTAGGATAA
- a CDS encoding DNA topoisomerase VI subunit B, whose amino-acid sequence MSTEKFTSISPAEFFKRNPELAGFSNPARALYQTVRELVENALDATDVHNILPSIKILIELIDQQKQIYKVNVEDNGIGIPPHVVPNAFGKVLYSSKYVLRQTRGMFGLGVKAAVLYSQMYQERPVEIITSPLNSKRIYMFKLKIDVVKNEPVILQRTSIVNEKGWHGTSVTLYLYADWARAKQKIYEYIKKTYIISPYAEFFFKDPDNNVVYYKRLTDKIPEPPREVKPHPYGVDIELIKFMIARKEKPMPIRDFLINEFQSVGDVTADKILELAKIPKDKKTTELTDEEISRLVEVMKKFEDFRPPSAEALSVIGEDLIELGLKSIFNPEFVGAITRKPKAYQGHPFIVEAGIAYGGSIQPSPEPIVLRYANKIPLIYDEKSDVIWKVVTEEMDWKRYGIEEEQPPLVVMVHLCSTKVPYKSAGKESIADVEEIEKEIKLALMDVARKLKKYITEKRKEEEAKKRLITYLKYIPEVSRGLALFLVNGDKQKIADAYSDLREKLLKIALNKLEVNDKKLEEEIRSYKVEEL is encoded by the coding sequence ATGTCCACTGAGAAGTTTACTAGTATTTCTCCTGCAGAATTCTTTAAAAGAAATCCAGAATTGGCTGGGTTTAGTAATCCAGCAAGAGCTTTATATCAAACAGTCAGAGAATTAGTTGAGAATGCTTTAGATGCAACTGACGTTCATAATATTCTACCGTCTATTAAAATACTTATTGAATTAATTGATCAGCAAAAACAAATATATAAGGTTAATGTTGAAGATAATGGAATTGGTATTCCTCCACACGTGGTTCCAAATGCTTTTGGTAAAGTTCTATATAGTTCTAAATATGTTTTAAGGCAAACTAGAGGGATGTTCGGGCTTGGTGTAAAGGCAGCAGTACTTTATAGCCAAATGTATCAAGAAAGACCAGTTGAAATAATAACATCCCCATTAAATTCGAAGAGAATATACATGTTTAAATTGAAGATTGATGTAGTTAAGAACGAGCCTGTAATATTGCAAAGAACTTCAATAGTTAATGAGAAAGGTTGGCATGGGACTTCTGTTACTTTATATTTATATGCTGATTGGGCAAGAGCTAAACAAAAGATATATGAGTACATAAAGAAGACTTATATTATTTCTCCTTATGCAGAATTTTTCTTCAAGGATCCAGATAATAACGTAGTTTACTACAAGAGACTTACTGATAAAATACCAGAGCCTCCAAGAGAAGTAAAACCTCACCCTTATGGTGTTGATATTGAACTAATAAAATTCATGATAGCAAGGAAAGAGAAACCTATGCCAATAAGAGATTTTCTTATAAACGAATTCCAAAGTGTAGGAGATGTTACAGCCGATAAAATTTTAGAATTAGCTAAAATTCCTAAAGATAAAAAGACAACAGAACTCACAGATGAAGAAATTTCAAGATTAGTTGAAGTAATGAAGAAATTTGAAGATTTTAGACCACCTTCTGCTGAAGCATTATCAGTTATAGGGGAAGATCTTATAGAACTAGGCTTAAAGAGTATATTTAATCCAGAGTTTGTAGGTGCTATCACTAGAAAGCCTAAAGCTTATCAAGGTCACCCATTTATCGTTGAGGCTGGAATAGCTTATGGAGGATCAATTCAGCCATCTCCTGAACCTATTGTTTTAAGGTATGCTAACAAAATTCCTTTAATCTATGATGAAAAATCTGATGTAATTTGGAAAGTTGTCACTGAAGAGATGGACTGGAAAAGGTACGGAATAGAAGAAGAACAACCTCCATTAGTTGTTATGGTTCATTTATGTAGTACTAAAGTTCCTTATAAGAGTGCAGGAAAAGAGAGTATAGCTGACGTAGAAGAAATTGAGAAAGAAATAAAATTAGCATTAATGGACGTAGCAAGGAAATTAAAGAAGTACATCACGGAAAAGAGGAAAGAAGAAGAGGCTAAAAAGAGGTTAATAACTTACCTAAAGTACATCCCAGAGGTAAGCAGAGGACTTGCTTTATTTTTAGTTAATGGAGACAAGCAAAAAATAGCAGATGCGTATTCCGATTTGAGAGAAAAATTGCTAAAGATCGCGTTAAATAAGCTCGAAGTCAATGATAAAAAATTAGAGGAAGAGATTCGTAGCTATAAAGTTGAGGAGTTATGA
- a CDS encoding DNA topoisomerase IV subunit A, whose amino-acid sequence MSNELTSKVDKEARRRAADILRQTFLKLIEQVNNSESPVMEIPKRTLGNTIYDEKKKLLLLGEEKLKRNFFDLNESKRFMQTVLMASIIYDALINDEYPTIRDLYYRGKHSIILKDPRGKAYEENTWDEQKESDSVIMDIEVFTSLLREDMLILSKEKGKVVGDMRIRSGNDIIDLSKMGHGAYSIEPTPDLIEFVDVNAEFVLVVEKDAVFQQLHRAGFWKQYKAILVTSAGQPDRATRRFVRRLNEELKLPVYILTDADPYGWYIYSVFRIGSISLSYESERLATPNAKFLGVSMTDIFGDQGKRPYLSDQERRNYIIKAKDADIKRANEIKNYKWFKTKAWQHEIEIFLNKKSKLEIEAMASKGLKFLAFQYIPDKIKSKDYIE is encoded by the coding sequence ATGAGTAACGAGTTAACATCAAAGGTTGATAAAGAAGCAAGAAGAAGAGCGGCTGATATACTTAGGCAAACATTTCTTAAACTTATAGAACAAGTTAACAATTCAGAATCACCAGTTATGGAAATTCCAAAGAGAACTTTAGGAAACACAATTTATGATGAGAAAAAGAAATTGCTTTTATTAGGAGAAGAAAAATTAAAAAGGAATTTCTTTGACCTTAATGAGTCTAAAAGATTCATGCAGACTGTTTTGATGGCAAGCATAATATATGATGCATTAATAAACGATGAGTATCCTACTATACGTGATTTATATTATAGGGGTAAGCATTCTATTATACTTAAAGATCCTAGGGGCAAAGCTTATGAAGAAAACACATGGGATGAGCAAAAAGAGTCAGACAGTGTAATAATGGACATTGAAGTTTTCACTTCCCTTCTTAGAGAAGATATGTTAATACTGAGTAAGGAGAAAGGAAAAGTTGTTGGTGATATGAGAATTAGGAGTGGAAATGATATTATAGACTTAAGTAAAATGGGACACGGAGCTTATTCTATTGAGCCTACTCCAGATTTAATTGAGTTTGTTGATGTAAATGCAGAATTTGTATTGGTTGTAGAGAAAGACGCAGTTTTTCAACAACTTCATAGAGCAGGATTTTGGAAGCAATACAAAGCAATATTAGTTACAAGTGCTGGACAACCAGATAGAGCTACAAGAAGATTCGTTAGAAGGTTAAATGAAGAGCTAAAATTACCCGTTTATATATTAACTGATGCTGATCCTTACGGGTGGTATATCTATAGTGTATTTAGAATAGGCTCTATTTCATTATCTTACGAAAGTGAGAGACTAGCAACTCCTAATGCAAAATTCTTAGGAGTTTCAATGACTGACATATTCGGAGACCAGGGTAAGAGGCCTTATCTTTCAGATCAAGAAAGAAGAAACTATATTATTAAAGCTAAAGATGCTGATATAAAGAGAGCTAACGAGATAAAGAATTATAAATGGTTTAAGACAAAAGCGTGGCAACACGAAATTGAGATTTTCTTGAACAAGAAATCAAAGCTTGAAATAGAAGCTATGGCGAGTAAAGGATTAAAGTTCTTAGCTTTTCAATATATTCCAGACAAAATTAAGTCAAAAGATTATATTGAGTAA
- a CDS encoding translation initiation factor IF-5A yields MSIQYTTVGDLKVGNYVVIDGEPCRVVEISKAKTGKHGSAKANIVAIGLFTGQKRTLMAPVDQQVEVPIIEKHVGQILADKGDSITIMDMESYETFDIEKPNETDIVDKIRPGAEVEYWEIMGRKKIVRVK; encoded by the coding sequence ATGAGCATTCAGTACACAACAGTCGGAGATTTAAAAGTAGGTAATTATGTAGTTATTGATGGAGAACCTTGTAGAGTTGTAGAAATTAGTAAAGCTAAAACTGGCAAACATGGTAGTGCAAAAGCAAACATTGTAGCTATAGGACTTTTTACTGGTCAAAAAAGAACTTTAATGGCTCCAGTGGATCAGCAAGTTGAGGTACCAATTATAGAGAAGCATGTAGGCCAAATTTTAGCTGATAAAGGCGATAGTATAACTATTATGGACATGGAGTCATATGAAACTTTTGATATAGAAAAACCTAATGAAACGGATATCGTAGACAAAATAAGGCCGGGTGCAGAGGTAGAATATTGGGAAATTATGGGGAGAAAGAAAATTGTTAGGGTAAAGTAA
- a CDS encoding signal recognition particle protein Srp54, translating into MLDNLKDAVRKFLGSSSYDKAVNDFIKELQISLIKSDVNVKLVSNLTQKIKERLEKEKPPTAIERREWFISIVYDELSKLFGGDVNPDVMPKKIPYVIMLVGVQGSGKTTTAGKLAYFYKKKGYKVGLVAADVYRPAAYDQLVQIGEQIKVPVYGEPGNIDAVGIAKRGVEKFLNEKTDIIIVDTAGRHGYGEEAKLLEEMKNMYDEIKPDEVMLVIDASIGQKAYDLAYRFHQASPIGSIIITKMDGTAKGGGALSAVAATGAIIKFIGTGEKIDELEVFNPKRFVSRILGMGDIESIVEKIKGVEEYERIQKKMEDIMAGKAKLTLRDIYNQLIALRKMGPLNKILQMIPGINIFSQIPEEQLKLGEEKIKKFLAIMNSMTYKELDNPSIIDKSRIRRIAKGSGSTPEEVKELLKQYQMTNNLLKMVKRKKGLAKLFEDRTSK; encoded by the coding sequence TTGCTTGACAATTTAAAAGATGCTGTAAGAAAGTTTTTAGGTTCATCTAGTTATGATAAAGCTGTAAATGATTTCATAAAGGAACTTCAAATTTCTTTAATTAAATCTGATGTTAACGTTAAACTTGTAAGCAATTTAACTCAAAAAATAAAGGAAAGGCTCGAGAAAGAAAAACCACCTACAGCAATAGAAAGGAGAGAATGGTTTATATCAATAGTTTATGATGAACTATCTAAACTATTTGGTGGGGATGTAAACCCAGATGTAATGCCAAAGAAAATACCATATGTAATAATGTTAGTAGGAGTACAGGGTAGCGGAAAAACAACCACTGCTGGCAAATTAGCCTATTTTTATAAAAAGAAAGGTTATAAAGTCGGTTTAGTTGCTGCTGATGTTTATAGACCGGCTGCTTATGATCAATTAGTTCAAATTGGAGAGCAAATTAAAGTTCCAGTTTATGGAGAACCTGGAAATATTGATGCTGTTGGAATAGCAAAAAGAGGAGTCGAAAAGTTCTTGAACGAGAAAACTGATATTATTATTGTAGACACAGCTGGTAGGCATGGATATGGAGAGGAAGCAAAACTACTAGAAGAAATGAAAAATATGTATGATGAAATTAAGCCGGATGAAGTAATGTTAGTTATAGATGCCTCAATTGGTCAAAAGGCCTATGATTTAGCCTACAGATTTCATCAAGCAAGTCCTATAGGGTCAATAATTATTACTAAAATGGATGGGACAGCTAAAGGTGGCGGTGCACTTTCTGCTGTAGCAGCAACTGGTGCTATTATAAAATTTATAGGAACTGGAGAAAAGATAGATGAACTAGAAGTATTTAATCCAAAAAGATTTGTATCTAGAATATTAGGAATGGGTGACATAGAAAGCATTGTTGAAAAAATAAAAGGTGTTGAAGAATACGAGAGAATCCAAAAGAAAATGGAAGATATAATGGCTGGAAAAGCTAAGCTTACTTTAAGAGATATTTATAACCAACTTATAGCCTTAAGGAAAATGGGTCCTTTGAATAAGATTTTGCAAATGATTCCAGGGATTAATATATTCTCTCAAATCCCAGAAGAGCAATTAAAATTAGGTGAAGAGAAGATTAAGAAATTTCTTGCAATTATGAATTCTATGACATATAAGGAATTAGATAATCCCTCAATTATCGATAAATCTAGAATAAGAAGAATTGCTAAAGGGTCTGGTTCTACACCAGAAGAAGTAAAAGAATTGTTAAAGCAATATCAAATGACTAATAATTTGCTTAAAATGGTGAAGAGGAAGAAAGGCCTTGCTAAACTCTTTGAAGACAGAACTTCTAAATAA
- a CDS encoding pseudouridylate synthase, giving the protein MKTELLNKSLELLSKYPLCDSCLGRCFARLSLGHTNEERGKAIKILLLMEIDKAIKEHQIEDLSQIKELLYNMGEIAKTFYHNYFNDEFQNRSCYICDNRIKEFKESFEKKALEKLVNYKTFVLGVRLTDELKNREEKFMVENQLFYYESIKNEIKRDVGKKLASLGYIPEFDNPQVELVYDMEYDAVILFTKTVRYLAFYNRLSRGIPISSWVSKGGESLEGLLNTQLVAPYSEASEYRILDDYPLIAENLVKNEINIKGFHIRKVSKIAGKELSTIFTIRPSKRLYRVTIYSEKEIKDAVKLHDNIYDIFVEAKDFKELREKVKDLLVISVDLLSMSGKSKLIADTYIK; this is encoded by the coding sequence TTGAAGACAGAACTTCTAAATAAATCATTAGAATTACTCTCTAAATACCCTCTTTGTGATAGTTGTTTAGGTAGATGTTTTGCTAGGCTTAGTTTAGGCCATACAAATGAAGAGAGAGGTAAGGCTATAAAAATATTGCTACTAATGGAGATAGACAAAGCAATAAAAGAGCATCAAATAGAGGATCTATCTCAAATAAAAGAATTATTATATAATATGGGCGAAATAGCAAAGACATTCTACCATAACTACTTTAATGATGAATTTCAAAATAGAAGTTGTTATATTTGTGATAATAGAATAAAGGAATTTAAGGAAAGTTTTGAGAAAAAAGCACTAGAAAAACTTGTTAACTATAAAACCTTTGTTTTAGGTGTAAGACTTACTGATGAATTAAAAAACAGAGAAGAGAAATTCATGGTAGAAAATCAACTATTTTATTATGAAAGTATAAAAAATGAAATAAAACGAGATGTAGGTAAAAAGCTTGCGAGTTTAGGTTATATTCCAGAATTTGACAATCCACAAGTAGAGTTAGTGTATGATATGGAATATGATGCTGTAATTCTATTTACTAAAACTGTTAGGTATTTAGCATTTTATAATAGACTTAGTCGTGGTATACCAATATCTAGCTGGGTTTCAAAAGGAGGAGAATCGTTAGAAGGTTTGTTAAACACACAATTAGTAGCTCCATATTCTGAGGCTTCAGAGTATAGGATTCTTGATGACTATCCTTTAATCGCAGAGAATTTGGTCAAGAATGAAATTAATATTAAAGGTTTTCATATTCGTAAGGTTTCAAAAATTGCTGGAAAAGAACTTTCAACAATTTTTACAATAAGACCCTCTAAAAGATTGTATAGAGTTACCATATATTCTGAGAAAGAAATTAAAGACGCTGTTAAGCTTCATGATAATATTTATGATATATTTGTGGAAGCAAAAGATTTTAAAGAACTTAGGGAGAAGGTAAAGGATTTGTTAGTTATTTCTGTAGACTTACTTTCTATGTCCGGCAAAAGTAAATTAATAGCCGATACATATATTAAATAG
- a CDS encoding SDR family oxidoreductase gives MNIDINGKRVLITASTDGIGKGIAKALAREGCKLVITSRTTEKVYNTVKELKFYNPEVYGIVSDLTDYNSLDELVNFSIEKLGGIDVFIFNTGNPSNEPSYFDETSLKDWEYSVKLYLLSAIKLTKLVIPFMEKQKWGRIIYLSSWTVKQPQRIFVLADVSRSPIIQLTKILSKELGIYNITVNTILMGSFETEGAKRSLTKLAQKLNLNFNELWKKEVIERSSLKRTGDIEKELGSLIIYLISDYSSYITGSVIPIDGGTSDAI, from the coding sequence ATGAATATTGATATAAATGGTAAACGTGTATTGATAACAGCCTCTACAGATGGAATAGGTAAAGGAATCGCTAAAGCTCTGGCAAGAGAGGGATGTAAATTAGTAATTACTTCTAGGACAACAGAAAAAGTATACAATACAGTTAAAGAATTAAAATTCTATAACCCAGAAGTTTATGGAATTGTGTCAGATTTAACAGATTATAATAGCCTAGACGAGTTAGTGAATTTTAGTATAGAGAAACTTGGAGGAATAGATGTCTTTATTTTTAATACTGGAAACCCTTCAAATGAACCTTCTTATTTTGATGAGACATCTTTGAAGGATTGGGAATACTCAGTAAAACTTTATCTTTTAAGTGCAATAAAATTAACTAAGTTAGTTATCCCTTTTATGGAAAAACAAAAATGGGGCAGAATTATATATTTATCTTCATGGACTGTTAAGCAACCTCAAAGGATTTTTGTACTAGCTGATGTTTCAAGATCTCCAATAATACAGCTAACTAAAATTCTTTCTAAAGAATTAGGGATATACAACATTACTGTAAATACTATTTTAATGGGAAGTTTTGAAACCGAAGGAGCGAAAAGAAGTTTAACTAAGCTAGCTCAAAAACTAAATCTTAACTTTAACGAACTATGGAAGAAGGAAGTAATTGAGAGATCATCGTTAAAGAGAACTGGCGATATTGAAAAAGAGTTAGGATCTCTTATAATTTACTTGATTTCTGACTATTCTTCATATATAACTGGCTCCGTAATACCAATTGATGGAGGAACAAGTGATGCAATATAA
- a CDS encoding chromatin protein Cren7, which yields MAEKKVKVKTPSGKEAELSPEKVWVLAPKGRKGVKIGLFKDPETGKYFRHKLPDDYPV from the coding sequence ATGGCTGAGAAAAAGGTAAAAGTTAAAACTCCTAGTGGTAAGGAAGCGGAACTATCGCCGGAAAAAGTTTGGGTATTGGCGCCTAAGGGAAGAAAAGGAGTTAAAATAGGACTATTTAAAGATCCAGAAACTGGTAAGTACTTTAGGCATAAATTACCAGATGATTATCCAGTCTAA
- the pyrH gene encoding UMP kinase — protein MKLVLKISGKFFDEESSENLIVLKDTIQRLINEGHKVAIVSGGGATARKYIKMGRELGVNEAHLDLLGIWASRLNAYLLTFILSGLTYMKVPENLEEFIEKWESGKVIVTGGFQPGQSTATVAALVSEAIGADYLILATNVDGVYDKDPRYYSDAKLIPKLDTETLKKVLENSQSVKAGTYELLDPLAIKIIERSKIKVIVMNYKKLDKILDIIRGKEIGSVIQPM, from the coding sequence ATGAAGTTAGTTCTCAAGATAAGTGGAAAATTTTTTGATGAAGAGAGTTCGGAAAACCTTATTGTCTTAAAAGATACAATTCAACGACTAATCAATGAAGGACATAAAGTTGCTATAGTCAGCGGAGGTGGAGCAACAGCTAGAAAATACATCAAAATGGGTAGAGAATTAGGTGTAAATGAAGCTCATTTAGACTTATTAGGTATATGGGCTTCTAGATTAAATGCATATTTATTAACTTTTATTCTATCAGGCTTAACTTACATGAAGGTCCCTGAGAACCTAGAAGAGTTTATTGAAAAATGGGAAAGTGGCAAGGTCATTGTAACTGGAGGATTTCAGCCTGGTCAGTCAACAGCAACAGTAGCTGCATTAGTTAGTGAAGCTATAGGAGCAGACTATTTAATTTTAGCTACAAATGTTGATGGAGTTTATGATAAAGATCCTAGGTACTACAGTGATGCTAAATTAATACCTAAGTTGGATACAGAAACTTTAAAGAAAGTATTAGAAAATTCGCAGTCAGTAAAAGCTGGAACTTATGAGCTTTTAGATCCATTAGCGATAAAAATTATAGAGAGATCAAAAATTAAGGTTATTGTTATGAATTACAAAAAACTTGACAAAATTTTAGATATTATTAGGGGTAAAGAAATAGGTAGTGTAATTCAACCGATGTGA